ATATTGGAAATGTGGATTCTGAATCTAATAAAATCACAACAATTTTGGATATGAACAGAAACACAAATGAAATTCAGCAAAAGGATctagaaaaaaaacaaactTGTCTGATATATTCAACTGATGAAACGgatgaagaaaatacaatatataataaaaaaaaaaaaaatgtatatgaCGGTGAAAAGTGTATATGTGAAGattcttttttttcgtATGACTATTATAAAGAggatttttataaatatttattcattaataaaaacaatccaattttttttcacataCTTAATGATTTACAAAATTGtacttttataaatataaaaatgatatgtattattttagaaaaatgtgctaaatattttaacacacaattattaaaatataaattaaataaatttcttttatttttcattagATTCCTTTTAGTTCTGGAACCCTTACCTAtgtacataaaaaatattacagATCATGTTATCGATTATATAGCACAAGAAATGAAATACTTTAAATCTATCGAGACACtagataaatatttatttaagatattaaatacagaatataaaatatatttaaatgcAAAATTAAAAATCAAAGATTCaaagaatataaagaaatattatataaccGATGAtgatttaatttttaagTTGGACCATCAAGATATTAATCACgagaataatatttcttcccattataaaaaatcaCAGAAAAACGATGAACCCCaaaacaacaacaataataagaataataataacaataataagaataataacaacaataataagaataataataacaataataagaataataataacaataataataataagaataagaagaattattatcataacAGTCATTTTTGCAGTACTACACATTCTTTTAAAACCTACAACCCATACACCATTCCACAATattctaataataataataatcaaaagACATTGAATGAACAGACAGGATTAGAGTCCGTTAATTACGAACAAGAAAATATGGACAAAGAAATTAAAGACATAATTAATCAAGCAATACATgaaaacaataaaataaagaaagaaagcaaagatataaaacctaggaatattaaaaatattacttTATATActaatttaataaaaaaacgGGGCAAACAAAATTTACACGTATAAAAGGATATgcttcatatatatatatatatatatatatatatatatatatatatatatattgttatatacGTATATATGGGGAATATTATCTTTGCTATgtaagaaaagaaaaaatatataaaaataacaaaaaagaGGAAAAGTCCAAGtactttattatatataagtagTACAAACAATTAAGggatataaaaataaaaaaaaattaaaaaaattttacatatatatatatatatattatttgttttattatttattattattattatttttttttttttttttatgtaacCATACTTTATATGCACcatcattttattttttatcctttatataataacgttttaaaaataacacaaaagagaacaaaaaatatagaaaattttataagaaccatgtataataaatatagtGTGAGCATGAACACaatatgaaataatttatttgttcttttCTTCCAATAAAATAAATCCAAATCAAAGTTTTcaatttaaatattatattaaaaatgaaatgtTCTTTTTcacaatttttttatttaaaaaaaaaaaaaaaggaatagaaatatttttaatacatcaaaacattttataaatatctaaaatatataatatattatatatatatatatatataattaatttattactatatataagaaGATTATGTGAATTGGTATTTTCTAAAACcgtaattatatatattatatatattatatatatttattttattttattattattcactttgtttataaatatcaatgttatatatataatatataatttcttctcttaaaaaataattaaaaaaaaatggcCCCCtcacatatttatattataaatgtatatatatataaaatatatatatataatatatataatttatttttaattggttttgatttttctttttaccGCATGCAACAAGAAATCTTAcaaaatacataaaaaaataaaaataatataatcatatatatattatatatatttatcattataatttatttacatatcTTTAAATActatgtattttttattaatatttttcaatatttttactaGTTCAAAAGGTACAGCATTTTATAGATTctatgaaaaaaaaaatatatataaaatcatattaatatttataaatatatatatatatatatatatatatatatatatataatatattgtgaataaaatatatattatataataatatatttatataagaaaCCTCATTTATATAGCACCATACATTTCTTTCCTTTAAATagtttattttatatagatatatattaaaaagaaaaaaaaaaaaaaaaacccaaattttaattataaaaaaaaaaaaataataataataataaaataataatttccTATTCgtttataaaataatataatttatttatatgtattattatatatatatatatatatatatatatcaaaatatttatatatatttatatatatatataatatataagcttttaatataaagttatcattttaattatatgcGTAGAAAAACATTTCTCTATAAAtttctatttatataatgcGAGGGAGGAGAaccctttttttttttatttttattttttattaatataataaaatatttataatatatatatataaatatatatatataataatataataaataaattgaTACCCcttgttatttttaaatataaattttataattattatattatatatatatatattatattatattatattatattatattaatataatatatatttgtagTGCCCTTctcttttatataattattattatatatttattacatatatgtaattattatataataatttaaattaaaaaatatattaaatataattgagtaaatatatataaaaataatatataatttatttataaaattgaaaaaaattattataaaaatataaacaaatatttctttaataaaaaaaaaaaaaaaaaaaaaacagatacatatcatatatatataaatatttataataaaataaaaattataaataatatatttttctatattttatatagatataaagAATCTTGAacttatttataataagaataatttttatttgtaattttttcttatatttttccttgAAATGATTAAAAAAGCAGtttccttattttttatattttttttatttaccATAGTTAGAGCATCCCCAGGAAACGATAATAACAATGTTAACAATGTAaggaataaataaataatatataaatatatatatatatatatatatatatatatatatatatatatatatatttatataaatatatatatataatataatataatatatatgtaataataatatacatatattatttatttctatatttatatatatttatatatatctttaattTTGATAGGATGGAGTTGTACATGTTTTAAGTAAAAATATCGACgtaaaaaatttacaaGGTACCTTTTACGAAATAGCTACGAATGCTTCagataaaatatttccAGGTTTAGCATGCAGATGTACAAAGTATGAATTTTCAGGTTTAAAAAGAGATGGTAATTTAGGTTATGtgttaataaatttttcatGTGCTCgtaattttatttttggtGAAAAGAAATCAGAGATGACCTtcaaattaatattaaacaAACCATTAGATGAAAATACAACAACTGTTGAAGAATTTAATGCtagtatatatttagtaCAAGGAAACcaacaaatattattaaatggaaatattaatattatatatgctGAATTAAATGAACAAAACGAATTCGAACATCTTATCTTAGGTGGTCAAAAATCAATAGAACCCATGATCATTATGTCTAAATATAGAACTGTTTTATTAGATacttataataaattaattaacTCTCTTTATTTAGCTGGATATGAACCTTCACTTCTAACATGGCCATTTATCATACAAACAGATCAAACATTCTGTGATTAAATTAAtcaataaattataatatataattattaatatataaaaatatatatatatatatatatatatgtgtgaacatatatatatttttatttttttataatcaaCCCATTTCctacatttttatatatttgtgtgTTAGATACacttatataattaatttgtatcattttgatattgacaaaaaaaaaataaaaaaaataaaaaagaaagaaaataataaaaaaaaaaaataataaaataaaataaatgtgtgtttatataatatttcattgTACTATCACTTTgtgttataaaaaatatttgtacatacatagaaatatatatatatatatatatatatatatatatattatatatatataatctatttatttatatatatttattatgtaaatatatattattcgatatttatttttacttttatttatatttattctttacACCTTTCCATATCTTTAATTAAAGAATCCTTACTTATATGGGTATATAGTTTGTAAGTTTTTTcacattatataaatttatattatacatatatatatatatatatatatatatatatatacatatgtttatttatttatttatatatgtatttttttttttttttttttttttttaaataataatttatttttttttttttttttttttttttttttttttttttttttttttttttttttttttttttttttttttttttttttttttttttttcactttttttttaaaaagtgtttttaattttcgaaattcaaaaaaaaaaaaaaaaagaaaaaaatattcttacattttatttataaacaCCCAAATAAAACTTCATAGTAAATAAGCGTTTGCATTGTTAATAAgattaataataaagaattaaacATCAAAAAATTAGACATATGActtgtaataatattatatatatgtatacacAATTTAGACAAAATTTAAAGCGCGTCATGTGATCTAATGCATACGAaaataagaagaaaaaataaaataaaataaaaataaaagtaaataaataaataaataaatatatatatatatatatatatatatatatacacttATAAATTGCcttcattttattattatttattttttttctactTTTTGTTTGaaatttctttaatttctttaatatCCATATTGGGTTCATCATATACACCTAATTCGAAatagaaagaaaaaaaaaaaaaaaaaaacacatctttttctaaataaataacatatatgataattattatatattcataatttttcataagttataataattatctaagtcttttatatttcctATTTATGATGAACCCTTAAGTGGTCACAGAAATAAAATACCACATctacattatatatatatatatatatatatgtatatgtatacacATTATGCTTAATATTCTCGTCATAGGGTTTGGTgctatttttattttattttattatatttttttttttttttttgtaatatttttatgattatcacatttttacattttatagttttttaattaattcttcaatttaaatatgttaaaatataaataaaataaataaaaaaaaaaaaagaaattgaACACCcttaaatattttttttttgttacagcaattaaaaagatatataaatatgaagtgttacaaaataaatatatgttaatgATTATAAAGAGAAATGGTGTTCTCATGAcaatatttcatataaaaggaaaaaattgATTCTTTctatttaaataaaatatatctaaatattaaaaggcacatataaatatatatatatatatatattattacttgtaatttattattttatttttttttatgttatccctctaaataataacatttatttggaaaaaaaaaaaaaaaaaaaaaaaaaaaaaggatttATTAATGcattcattatattatatatattatttttaatttttaacCTATTCGGAGATATCACATAACTTGgtcattttattatttaaaaaaaaatgtacataataaatatgaacGATCTTCTTTTCTATACGTAAACGTAAACGTAAACGTAAACAAGGATATATAATGAAAGTCACTTCCAAAGAAAATATCCTTTTGAAGTATAAAGAGAAAGATGAATTCATTTATCGTCAGctacaaaatatattgacTTCTCAACCCTTTAACAAAATTGTaagcaaaaaaaataaattaaaacaaaataaattaaaataaaataaattaaaataaaataaaataaattaaaataaaataatgaatgTATACACATgtgtatacatatatatatatatatatatatatatatatatatttatttatttatttatttatttttttttttttttataatcaaAGCTAGAATATGAAAATGGAGATATTTACATAGGCACATcaagaaataaaaaaagaaatggATTTGGATACTACCTATATGTTAACATGAAAACCATATATCAAGGGTAagtatttttaaatatatatattttatatttgtattcctttttaagacgtctacatttttttttttctttttttacCTTCTATAAAAGACAATGGAACGATAATACCAAAAATGGATATGGGacattatataatcaaaAGGAAGTTATATACTCAGGTAGAGAcataacatttttatgtaGACCATTATgtaaacatttttttttttatacaaatatgGCTAATTTATTGTAgcattatatatgtatatatgtatatatatatatatatatatatttttttttttttttttttttttttttctgaaTTGTTCAGGTGAATGGTTAAATAACATTCCTCATGGTTTCGGTTGTAATCACAAAGATGGGAAATTATATATGGGttgttataaatatggaTTTATGAACGGTG
Above is a genomic segment from Plasmodium reichenowi strain SY57 chromosome 9, whole genome shotgun sequence containing:
- a CDS encoding hypothetical protein (conserved Plasmodium protein, unknown function) — translated: MIKKAVSLFFIFFLFTIVRASPGNDNNNVNNDGVVHVLSKNIDVKNLQGTFYEIATNASDKIFPGLACRCTKYEFSGLKRDGNLGYVLINFSCARNFIFGEKKSEMTFKLILNKPLDENTTTVEEFNASIYLVQGNQQILLNGNINIIYAELNEQNEFEHLILGGQKSIEPMIIMSKYRTVLLDTYNKLINSLYLAGYEPSLLTWPFIIQTDQTFCD